A single genomic interval of Hevea brasiliensis isolate MT/VB/25A 57/8 chromosome 4, ASM3005281v1, whole genome shotgun sequence harbors:
- the LOC131168874 gene encoding DNA repair protein XRCC2 homolog isoform X2 produces MTMEVRGWIDGDESGREMLSRLLTERPYLHIPPFQKFPLRVGNVVELVGPSPCAKTHILMQAAIDCILPKHYGGLGHLVLFIDLDCRFDILRLSQMLRNRIFQANKNQSNDEELFVECMRRFLYIRCYDTLEFLATLKLQKERQAQGIGVNFLMIDSIGAFHWVDRASTSLHLGVDNR; encoded by the exons ATGACAATGGAAGTTAGAGGTTGGATTGATGGAGATGAGAGCGGCAGAGAGATGCTGTCTAGGCTTCTTACAGAGCGCCCGTATTTGCATATTCCTCCTTTTCAAAAATTTCCTCTTCGCGTCGGTAATGTAGTGGAGCTTGTTGGCCCTTCTCCTTGTGCCAAAACCCACATCCTCATGCAGGCTGCAATCGATTGCATTCTTCCAAAACACTATGGAGGATTGGGTCACTTAGTATTGTTCATTGATTTGGATTGTCGTTTTGACATCTTACGCCTATCCCAAATGCTCCGCAATCGAATTTTCCAGGCAAATA AGAATCAATCAAATGATGAGGAATTATTTGTAGAATGCATGAGACGATTTCTCTATATCCGTTGTTATGATACTCTTGAATTTCTTGCTACTCTCAAG CTTCAAAAGGAAAGGCAAGCTCAAGGAATTGGTGTTAATTTCCTAATGATTGACAG TATTGGAGCTTTTCATTGGGTAGATCGGGCTTCAACATCATTGCACCTTGGGGTCGATAACAGGTGA
- the LOC131168874 gene encoding DNA repair protein XRCC2 homolog isoform X1 gives MTMEVRGWIDGDESGREMLSRLLTERPYLHIPPFQKFPLRVGNVVELVGPSPCAKTHILMQAAIDCILPKHYGGLGHLVLFIDLDCRFDILRLSQMLRNRIFQANKNQSNDEELFVECMRRFLYIRCYDTLEFLATLKTLHYQLQKERQAQGIGVNFLMIDSIGAFHWVDRASTSLHLGVDNR, from the exons ATGACAATGGAAGTTAGAGGTTGGATTGATGGAGATGAGAGCGGCAGAGAGATGCTGTCTAGGCTTCTTACAGAGCGCCCGTATTTGCATATTCCTCCTTTTCAAAAATTTCCTCTTCGCGTCGGTAATGTAGTGGAGCTTGTTGGCCCTTCTCCTTGTGCCAAAACCCACATCCTCATGCAGGCTGCAATCGATTGCATTCTTCCAAAACACTATGGAGGATTGGGTCACTTAGTATTGTTCATTGATTTGGATTGTCGTTTTGACATCTTACGCCTATCCCAAATGCTCCGCAATCGAATTTTCCAGGCAAATA AGAATCAATCAAATGATGAGGAATTATTTGTAGAATGCATGAGACGATTTCTCTATATCCGTTGTTATGATACTCTTGAATTTCTTGCTACTCTCAAG ACATTGCATTACCAGCTTCAAAAGGAAAGGCAAGCTCAAGGAATTGGTGTTAATTTCCTAATGATTGACAG TATTGGAGCTTTTCATTGGGTAGATCGGGCTTCAACATCATTGCACCTTGGGGTCGATAACAGGTGA